From the genome of candidate division KSB1 bacterium:
GCGCATTCTCAAGAAGTACGGGGCCACCGGCATTTTTTATTTGACCACGGACTGCATCGACCGCAGGGAGACGCTGTGGCTGGCGGAGGTGAATTATCTGCTGGCGCGCAGTGCACAGCCGGTTTTCCGGCTGGAGCTCGAGGGCACCACCCGGGAATTTGCACTGCGCACGCCCCGGGAGCGCGAGCAGGCCAAGCGCGCGGTCATCAAGATCATCAAAAGCAATGACCGCCGCGTGCGCGAAACCGTGCGGCAGCAGCTTCGCGCCCAGCTTGCCACCGCCGATTGGCCGGCAGTGGCGGACCGCATCATGTTGACCTGGGAGCAGGTGCGCGAGATGCTCGCTCTGGGCATGAGCATCGGCGGGCACACCGTGTCGCATCTCAATTTGCCCAATGCCGCTCCGGAAGATGCCCGCCGCGAGATAGCCGGTTGCAAGCACAAGCTCGAAGCCGTGCTCAACCTGCCGATTCGCCACTTTTCCGTGCCCAACAGCGGCCCTTATCGCTATTACAACGCCCAGGTCAAACGCATGGTGGGCGAGTGTGGGTTCGTTTCCTCCGTCACCTCGGCGCACGGTTTCGTGGACGGCGACAGCGATCTGCTGGAATTGCGGCGCATTCGCACCATCCCGGCGTTGCATGAAGTGGTGGCGACAATCGAA
Proteins encoded in this window:
- a CDS encoding polysaccharide deacetylase family protein yields the protein MRHLKMRLTSLIKAVLFYGGFFALLRLLFPNRRAALLRYHAVVDPADNLYTSPSISLPVRAFERHVRYFARKYRVLSLDHVVEAVLDGRPLPKNAVVFTFDDGYADNLIAARILKKYGATGIFYLTTDCIDRRETLWLAEVNYLLARSAQPVFRLELEGTTREFALRTPREREQAKRAVIKIIKSNDRRVRETVRQQLRAQLATADWPAVADRIMLTWEQVREMLALGMSIGGHTVSHLNLPNAAPEDARREIAGCKHKLEAVLNLPIRHFSVPNSGPYRYYNAQVKRMVGECGFVSSVTSAHGFVDGDSDLLELRRIRTIPALHEVVATIELGKFSRNGGESPAAE